The segment ATTCCCTACACGTTTCACACGGAAGGCGAATGTCTTCGCATTATCAAGTCCTGCCTTTCTGCAATAATCAAGGCTTACTTCCGGAAGCTCGTCATAGCTGCATTGTGTACATTCTGAAAAAGACACAAGACCAAATATGCGGCTCAGTTTTTCAGGAACCACTTCTCCTGTGAGCCATATTCTGCCTCTTTCCCTCCATATCCTGCTGTCGGGAAATTGCTCCTTGATGTTATTGATCAAGGTCTTTTCCCATCTATCCCGCACAGGTGGAGACTTGAGGAAGATCTCTCCGTAACGTAGCATCCATAATGAAGACATTTCTATTCTTTTCCTGTCAGATTATTTGTGTTATATTTTCATCATTCATTGTGCCTGTTCAGCCGATGCAGGTTTATTCCGGTGCATTTACCCACAAGGGTGCTGATGGCATCACTGGAAACGATCCCTATGACCTGCTTCCTCTCATCGACAACAGGAAGCGCAGAAATTGTGTTCTTCTCCATCAGCTTTGCCACCTCTGTTATTTGCTCATCGGGGGAAGCAGTGAGGACTGATCGTGAAATTATTTCTCCAAGGTTCTGGTATCCACTGGCTACGGCTTTAGCTATGTCCCATGAAGTGACTATACCCTCAAGCCTTCCGTCTTCTCCAATTACCGGCAGATGATTAACTTCATTTTCTATCATTATCAGAGCAGCCATATTCATGGATGAGCTTTCTTTTATAGTGGGAACGTCCTGCTTCATGACATCGCGGACCTGGTTTTGGCCGAGGAATTGCCCGACTATGTAGTTCAGCTGTCCGGACTCCAGCAGGAAAGCGTCATGACCGTAATTCGACTGAATCTCACAATACCTGACATCGATATTGTTAGCAGCCAGGGCACTTACGATCTCTTCGGACTGGTATGGGGGATAGAGCCAGTCAGAAGTAACAGATACTACCAGGAAAGAGGATTTCACACTGGATAGACCGGCAGCTAATGATCCATTGACACTCAGGTCGAAATAATCGATGGCTTTTGTAATGTAAAGATATGAATTGGCATCGAACCTGCGAGTAAAGGACTCTCCCTGATGGTGCAGGTAGCTCTCTATCTGGAAGTCGGTGGAGAAATCATATCCTATACGCTCCTTGTTCTGGAGATTCCTTCCAAACCTGGAATGCATCGAAGCATCAGAAAGATAGGTGATATGTCCTATCATCCTTGCCAGTGAAAGTCCTCTCTCCGGAGAATCGCCGCTAAGATATTCTCCCCTATTCCACTTGGGATCGATCATAATTGACTGTCTTCCTACTTCATTGAATGCTATCTGCTGGGGAGTTGAACGAGCAGTGGTTGCAATGACAATTGCTTTTTTCACCATCTCCGGATAAGCTGCTGCCCACTGGAGAACCTGCATCCCACCCATCGAACCTCCTGCTACTGCAAGCAATTGCTTTATGCCAAACTGCTCGACGAGTATCTTTTGAACTTTGACAATATCGCCTAAAGTGATGACAGGGAAGGAGGTACCATATTTTGTTCCTGTTAGCGGATTGGTGGATGAAGGACCGGTTGTTCCGCTGCAGCCACCAAGGATGTTAGAGCATATAACAAAATAGCTTTCAGTATCAAGCGATTTTCCTGGACCGATTATTCCTTCCCACCATCCTGGGCGTGTATCGCCTTCTTGATAGCCTGCTGCATGGGCGTCGCCAGAAAGTGCATGGCAGACCAGGATAGCATTACTTTTGTCCTGGTTAAGGCGGCCATAAGTCTCATAGGCTACAGTTATAGGACTGATTGATACATTGCTCTCAAGGACTACAGGGTCATTGATCGTGAAATATTCTGTTTTTGTCGTGCCGACCGAAACTTGCATCCAATGTCCTCCTTTAGCACTCATGATCTAAACCTACTGACTTTGGTTCACAATTGTGAATTCGCAGGTAGAATGAAGCCCGATTTATATAGGGATTTCGCTCAATACCTGAGATTATAGGTGCGGAGCCTCTGTAAAAGCATCCGCAGTTCGCTCACTATTTACTTCTGTTCAATCCCGGATTACCATCCGCGGTTCTGTAGGGCATGCTCGGGCAGGATCGTATCAATGCTTATACCTTTCATACCAGCTCCGATACCTTTTGAGATATCGGCGAGTATTTCCGGGCTATCATAGTTGTTGACAGCCTCAACGATAGCAGATGCCATCAATTCTGGTTTCTCGGCCTTGAATATGCCGGAACCTACGAAGACGCCATCAGCCCCAAGACGCATCATCAGGGCAGCATCTGCCGGTGTGGCCACTCCGCCTGCGGCAAAGTTCACAACCGGAAGCCTCTGCAGTCGAGATGTTTCCACTACCAGCTCAATGGGAGCTTCTATCTCGCGTGCTGCAAGGATCAGTTCCTCATGTGTCTTTCCGGAAAGGGACCTTATATAGCCCTTTATCTCCTTCATGTGTTTTACAGCTTCGCTGACATCACCGGTTCCTGCTTCTCCTTTGGTGCGTATCATCGCAGCACCTTCATTGATCCTGCGGAGTGCTTCACCAAGATTCCGTGCGCCACATACAAAAGGAACTGTAAACTCGGTCTTATCAATGTGATATTTATTATCGGCAGGTGTGAGCACTTCAGACTCGTCCACCATGTCAACGCCAAGTGCCTGCAGGATCTCAGCCTCTACAAAGTGCCCTATGCGAGCTTTTGCCATCACAGGTATAGTCACAGTGTCAATTATCTGCGAGATGATCTTAGGGTCCGCCATCCTTGCAACACCTCCTTCCCGTCTTATATCTGCGGGAACTGCCTGGAGCGCCATTACAGCGACTGCTCCGGCATCCTCTGCAATCTTAGCCTGCTGGGGAGTGGTGACATCCATCACGACCCCGCCTTTTTGCATTGATGCGAATCCGCGCTTGATTAGTTTAGTTCCGTGCCTTAATTGTTCGATATCCATGTTCTCATCCGATTTCAGCAAAATCCTAAAAGACAAAATGATGAGCAGTGGTGCTCACCAAAAGTTATCACTCCTTATATTTGACCTCAAAAATCACACATTACTCAGTGCCTGTTCAAGATCTTCAAGTATATCCTCAATATCCTCGGTGCCTATGGACAAACGGACATAGTCTTCAGTTACACCTGTAGCTTCCTGCTCGGCCCTGGTAAGCTGCTGGTGCGTGGTGGTTGACGGGTGGATAACAAGGCTCTTCGAGTCCCCGATGTTTGCAAGGTGTGAGAACAATTTAAGCTGGTTGATGAACTTTATACTTGCTGCCGTGCCGCCTTTCACACCAAATCCTACAAGTGCCCCATAGCCTTTGAGATACCTGGATGCAAGTTCATGACTCTGGTGACCCGGCAGACCTGGATAATTGACCCACGAAACCTTTGGGTGGCTTGATAGGTACTTAGCGACCTTGAGTGCATTCTCTGAATGCCTCTCTATCCTCAGGTGCAGTGTTTCAAGCCCCTGAAGCAGCAGGAATGAATTGAAAGGAGACAGAGCGGCGCCGGTATCCCTGAGGAGCTGGACCCTGATCTTGAATACCAATGCTACATTGCCAAGACCGGGGAAATTTGAAAATGCGTCCCAGTATTTAAGTCCATGATAACTGGGATCAGGCTCTGTGAATTCCGGGAACTTCCCATTGTTCCACGCAAACGTTCCTGCATCGACGATCGAGCCTGCAATCGAGTTACCATGTCCGCCTATAAACTTGGTTGCTGAGTGCACGACAATATCCGCTCCATGATCAATAGGCCTGACAAGTCCCACTGCAGTTGTGTTATCCACCACGAGAGGAAGTCCTGCTTCATGTGCAATATCCGCAATGGCCCTGAAATCCGGGATATCCAGCTTGGGGTTGCCTATTGATTCAATATAGACAGCGCGTGTCTTTTCATTAATGGCTTTCCTGAACGCCTCGGGATTTGTGGAATCCACAAAGACAGCCTTTCTTCCCAGTTTCGGGAGAGTATAGTTGAACAGTTCATAGGTTCCTCCGTATAAGTTGTCTCCGGATACGATCTCATCACCCGGGCGGGTAATTGCCAGTATCGCATAAGTTATAGCTGCTGAGCCGGATGCAACACCAAGTGCCCCCGTACCGCCCTCGATGGCATTGATGCGCTGCTCGAACACATCGGTTGTCGGGTTCATGATACGGGTATATATGTTGCCAAGCTCCTTCAGGGCGAAAAGATTGGCAGCATGATCCGTGTCACGGAAAACATATGATGTGGTCTGATATATCGGTACTGCAAGTGATCCGGTGGTTGGGTCCGGTTTCTGTCCCGCATGAAGGGCAATTGTTCCTAATCTGTATTTTTTGTCTGTCATGTAATTAACCTCTTATTATAGTAATTGACTTCTGTTTACCTGAAGCTCATGTTTATCTGCGATATCCTGGAATGTGTCTACCAGATAGTGGATCTTTTCCCATGAGAGTCCGTATGTGTTAAGTTTCCATACACGCGTGGCTCCTGCGAATTCCCCTATGATGCCTTTTCCTGATAGTTCGTCAGATAGGAAGAAGCCTTTACGTTTATGTCTCTGCGCAACCGTATCAAAGCTTTTTGTAGTATCGACCTTTGAAAGTGTGTGCTTCCGGGGGAATTCGGATAATACCTTAGAGCCTTCGATATTGAGTACTCCGTCAAGGAAATAATTGGATTTCTTCACTTCCTCATCCCAATGGTTCACTCTCTCCCGTACAGTGGGGAATGATGCCATCATCCCTATGAGGGTCGATCCCATCAAAGTACATCCCAGCATCTCGACTTCTTTGATACCGAATTTGCGTTTTGTGATGTCACCTACCATCTGTGTGGTGCGGAATATTTTCGGCGCCCACTCATCTGTTGTTGCAAGCACGCCGGAAGGCGCAGGAGACGCCATACTTTTGTGACCGGAACCGACAACAAAGTCAGCCCCGATATTTTTCCCGTCAACCGGCATAACGCCAACAGTGTAAGCTCCATTGTACAGGAACGGGATGTCATACTGGTGCGCAACCTTTGCTATTCCCTTAACATCATGTTCATTGGCATACTGGTAATCAAAGTGGTCGATCATCACAAGGACGGGCAGTTTGCCTGTTTCCTGCTTGACCGCTTCTATCTTCTCTGCTACTGCATCAGGAGTCACAAGATTTTTCTCGTTCAGGGGTATCTCTTTCACCACTCCACCTGCTTCCTCTACAGCGAGGAACTCAGTATAATGGGCAAGAGCGGAAACTACCACAGAATCCCCTTTACTGACAAGCGTGGATGCCACTGCCTGAAAACCACGCCTTGCGCCCGGCACTACACGAGCCTGGTCCATATTCACGAACCTGGCAAGTTCTTCATGGAACGGTGCAATAGGAGGATTACTGATCTTGTCCAGCCTGAAAGGTTTACGGCAGGCATCACAGGTGGAATAGCCATCACCATAAGCCAGAAGTGCTTTCCGTGCTTCAGGAGTAAGCCTCCCTGCTGCCTGGATAGGCTGGATATTGATGTAATTCTCTTCACGGGATCTTATATCAATAGTACCGGCTATTTTCCTGACTTCTGCATTACCTGTGCCACTCTGTATATCATCCAGGATCTTCCTGACCTTGTCAACTCCCTCCCGGATGGCCTGTTCATCTTCCGGACTTGTAGTATTCGGAAGTGCCTGTCGGAACACTTCCCGAATGTCTTCAAGTGCAAAGAGTGCTTCAAATGTCTTCTGTGTTCTTATATCCATGATACCTCTTCAAGTCAAGACCCGGAATCGAACCGGGATAGAATCGCTCTGCAGGCGATTGCGTAGCCTTTCCGCCACCTTGACAATATACAATTCACAATAGTGAACTTTCAAAACCTTTTACTCAGTGTTGATATTTAAATCTCTATTTATAGGCAAAAAAAGCCAGAAAAGTTCCCGGATATCCGTTGAATGAACAAATCGTTTTTTTATCATTTGCTCACAGACAATTGTCAGGAGTTCAAGTTCGTTTTTTGAACTGATTTTTGTGCATGGCACTAAAGAGAGTTGCCGGAGCGGGGAAGGAATGATTTGAAAGGAACCACATTAAAACAAAGGACAAAAAAGGAAAGGAGGTAAGACGATTCTGGATGAATTCAATCAACAACAGTATGGATGAGGCAATTCATTAGTCACATACAGTTCCCCTTGGTGCGTGGAAAAGTCCTCCGACTCCACGATAAGGTTGCCATACCAAGACACTTCTTTTTCGGAACTCAGGATAGCTGGCCTCAGTACATCAATACCCGTCTCCATAACCTGATATGCCTCCAAAATCCTCGAGATATGGGTTTCGCCTGCTTCAAAATGATCGCCTAATTGTTTCATGCCTGCGATAAACCCCTGCTCTATCAGATCAACCGGATTGATGCCAGTTTCAAGAGCTTCTCTGGCTATTCTTTCTACTGCCTGCACGTCAAGATCAATGACTGCATGCTTT is part of the Methanolobus chelungpuianus genome and harbors:
- the metX gene encoding homoserine O-acetyltransferase MetX, which produces MQVSVGTTKTEYFTINDPVVLESNVSISPITVAYETYGRLNQDKSNAILVCHALSGDAHAAGYQEGDTRPGWWEGIIGPGKSLDTESYFVICSNILGGCSGTTGPSSTNPLTGTKYGTSFPVITLGDIVKVQKILVEQFGIKQLLAVAGGSMGGMQVLQWAAAYPEMVKKAIVIATTARSTPQQIAFNEVGRQSIMIDPKWNRGEYLSGDSPERGLSLARMIGHITYLSDASMHSRFGRNLQNKERIGYDFSTDFQIESYLHHQGESFTRRFDANSYLYITKAIDYFDLSVNGSLAAGLSSVKSSFLVVSVTSDWLYPPYQSEEIVSALAANNIDVRYCEIQSNYGHDAFLLESGQLNYIVGQFLGQNQVRDVMKQDVPTIKESSSMNMAALIMIENEVNHLPVIGEDGRLEGIVTSWDIAKAVASGYQNLGEIISRSVLTASPDEQITEVAKLMEKNTISALPVVDERKQVIGIVSSDAISTLVGKCTGINLHRLNRHNE
- the pdxS gene encoding pyridoxal 5'-phosphate synthase lyase subunit PdxS, with the translated sequence MDIEQLRHGTKLIKRGFASMQKGGVVMDVTTPQQAKIAEDAGAVAVMALQAVPADIRREGGVARMADPKIISQIIDTVTIPVMAKARIGHFVEAEILQALGVDMVDESEVLTPADNKYHIDKTEFTVPFVCGARNLGEALRRINEGAAMIRTKGEAGTGDVSEAVKHMKEIKGYIRSLSGKTHEELILAAREIEAPIELVVETSRLQRLPVVNFAAGGVATPADAALMMRLGADGVFVGSGIFKAEKPELMASAIVEAVNNYDSPEILADISKGIGAGMKGISIDTILPEHALQNRGW
- a CDS encoding O-acetylhomoserine aminocarboxypropyltransferase/cysteine synthase family protein, translating into MTDKKYRLGTIALHAGQKPDPTTGSLAVPIYQTTSYVFRDTDHAANLFALKELGNIYTRIMNPTTDVFEQRINAIEGGTGALGVASGSAAITYAILAITRPGDEIVSGDNLYGGTYELFNYTLPKLGRKAVFVDSTNPEAFRKAINEKTRAVYIESIGNPKLDIPDFRAIADIAHEAGLPLVVDNTTAVGLVRPIDHGADIVVHSATKFIGGHGNSIAGSIVDAGTFAWNNGKFPEFTEPDPSYHGLKYWDAFSNFPGLGNVALVFKIRVQLLRDTGAALSPFNSFLLLQGLETLHLRIERHSENALKVAKYLSSHPKVSWVNYPGLPGHQSHELASRYLKGYGALVGFGVKGGTAASIKFINQLKLFSHLANIGDSKSLVIHPSTTTHQQLTRAEQEATGVTEDYVRLSIGTEDIEDILEDLEQALSNV
- the pscS gene encoding O-phospho-L-seryl-tRNA:Cys-tRNA synthase, yielding MDIRTQKTFEALFALEDIREVFRQALPNTTSPEDEQAIREGVDKVRKILDDIQSGTGNAEVRKIAGTIDIRSREENYINIQPIQAAGRLTPEARKALLAYGDGYSTCDACRKPFRLDKISNPPIAPFHEELARFVNMDQARVVPGARRGFQAVASTLVSKGDSVVVSALAHYTEFLAVEEAGGVVKEIPLNEKNLVTPDAVAEKIEAVKQETGKLPVLVMIDHFDYQYANEHDVKGIAKVAHQYDIPFLYNGAYTVGVMPVDGKNIGADFVVGSGHKSMASPAPSGVLATTDEWAPKIFRTTQMVGDITKRKFGIKEVEMLGCTLMGSTLIGMMASFPTVRERVNHWDEEVKKSNYFLDGVLNIEGSKVLSEFPRKHTLSKVDTTKSFDTVAQRHKRKGFFLSDELSGKGIIGEFAGATRVWKLNTYGLSWEKIHYLVDTFQDIADKHELQVNRSQLL
- a CDS encoding B12-binding domain-containing protein → MNSTETGIFDKAKHAVIDLDVQAVERIAREALETGINPVDLIEQGFIAGMKQLGDHFEAGETHISRILEAYQVMETGIDVLRPAILSSEKEVSWYGNLIVESEDFSTHQGELYVTNELPHPYCC